AAATCTGGATGGACAGCGGATCTTTGTGGTCACCGGAAAGTCCGCTATGTTTAAAAACGGAACCATTGACCACATCAAAGCAGTTTTCGCGGAGCAGGGCAAAACCTGCGAGGTGTACAGCGGGATTGGCGGCAACCCGACCACCGGCGAGGTGCTCTCCGGCCTTGCGGCCATGAAGGCCTTTGACCCGGACACGGTCATGGCAGTGGGGGGCGGCTCCGCCATCGACGCCACCAAGGTTATGACCCTGATGTGCGAATACCCGGAACTTACACTGGAGGATATCCGCGGCGGAAAGGCGCCGGCAGAACGGAAAAAGCTTCAGTTTATCGCTGCGCCGTCCACCTCTGGCACTGCCAGTGAGGTCACCCGCGCAGCGGTCATTACCTTTGCAGAGGAAAATATTAAGGTGGGCCTGAAGACCACGGCGTTTATCCCCGACATCGCCATCCTCGACGGCAGCCTGACCCTGTCCATGCCAAAACACGTCATGGTAGAAACCGGTATGGATGCCCTGACCCACGCGGTCGAGAGCTACATTAACAAGAACAACGACGATTTCTGCAAGTTCATGTCCAAGGGCGCAGTGGAGGGGCTGTGCGCGTACCTGCCCCTCTCCTACGAAAAGGGCGATGTGGAAAACCGCCAGAAGGTACACAACTTCCAGTGCCTGGCCGGTCTGGCCTTCCAGAACTCCGGCCTGGGGATGGACCACGGTATTGCCCATGCCTTCGGCGGACGCTTTGGCACAAGCCACGGCCTGCTCAA
The DNA window shown above is from Eubacterium limosum and carries:
- a CDS encoding iron-containing alcohol dehydrogenase, whose translation is MKELKFNGNKLVTGPGAIDYIKNLDGQRIFVVTGKSAMFKNGTIDHIKAVFAEQGKTCEVYSGIGGNPTTGEVLSGLAAMKAFDPDTVMAVGGGSAIDATKVMTLMCEYPELTLEDIRGGKAPAERKKLQFIAAPSTSGTASEVTRAAVITFAEENIKVGLKTTAFIPDIAILDGSLTLSMPKHVMVETGMDALTHAVESYINKNNDDFCKFMSKGAVEGLCAYLPLSYEKGDVENRQKVHNFQCLAGLAFQNSGLGMDHGIAHAFGGRFGTSHGLLNAVALPYVLKYNARDEAVKADLDELSRMIGADIIKTIEGFNAQFGVPKTFREMGISEEDFNAHYESLLDNSMKGSTARNPVPMTREEMDKVLKSIYYGDILF